The Ipomoea triloba cultivar NCNSP0323 chromosome 13, ASM357664v1 genomic interval TTTATGCttcattttgttctttttgccAAGTTCTTAACCATAGTTTTTATGCttcattttgttctttttaCCAAGTTCTTAACCATAATTATTATGTGGCTCTAAATGCAGACTGCTAAGATAAATCAGGGGAATATTGCACTGAAGAGGGTTGTTGAATCCATTGCAAATGGTGATTCTCATGTGCCATTTAGGGATAGCAAGTTGACCATGCTTCTACAGGTGCATATAAATTATCTAGAACTGAATTGGCAGTTTAATGGTTTCCAGTTCCCCTTCTGGTTTTTGATATCGGTTCATTCGTTTTCTGTAGGATTCTTTCGAAGACGACAAGTCAAAGATTCTCATGATCTTGTGTGCCAGCCCGGATCCAAAGGAGCTGTACAAAACTATTTCGACCCTCGAGTATGGTGCCAAGGCAAAATGCATTGTTCGCGGTCCTTCTACACCAATCAAAGACAAGGGCGGTGATGACTCTTCATCAGCAGATGTTCTGGGATCGAGAATTGCAGCAATGGACCAGTTCATTTACAAGCTGCAGGTCGAGAACAAGCTTagggagaaggagaagaatgaAGCTCAGAAGGAGCTAAGGAGGAAGGAAGAAGAAATTTCTGCACTGAGGGCTAAACTGTCTGCAGCAGAAGGGAAAGGGCTGAAGAGTAACGAAGAGGAGGTTAAGATTAAGGTAAAGGAACAAACCTTGGCGATGAAAAGTGAATTAGAGAAGAAGATACAAGAGTGCCAGCAAATGGCAAACAAATTCGTTGAAATGGAGAGGAGAAAGATGGAAGAACGAATGCTTCAGCAGCAACAAGAAGTTGACTTGCTGAGAAGGCGCCTCGAAGAGATTGAGCTTGATCTTCAACGTTCCAAAGGATCAGCAGACTTGGGAGGAGAAACCAGTTTTGCAGAAAGAATACTGGAGATTTATTCTGATGATTCGGATATGGTAAAGTCCATGGACTTGTCTAAGTCTTATGATATGGAAACAATTAAGCGAGATGCTGCTGCTGGGGCTTATAGAACAGAAAATAGCAGTAGTATTGACACAATTTTTGGGTACAACAGTATAACCAATCCAAGTGGTGGCGAAGAAGATGTTGTCACCGACGTACCCACTTTCACCACCAACAAAGTATCTTTGAGCACAGTATtcgaagaggaagaagaagaagaagacgggGAAGATAATAACAAATGCTCCATCGACGAGGAGGTGCAGAAAGAGGTAGTCGAGGAGAAGACAGTATGTTCGAGTGCAGTTGTGGGTATGCCCGATATGTTGAGCCAAATAGGCAACCTTTTAGTGGAAAACTCTTCTGCAACTGCATCAAGATTTAGTCACGAGGATGAAAATGGAGAGGATGCAGCAGCAGCCTCTTATAGGGAAAGAAGAATTCAGAACATATTCACACTCTGTGGAAACTATAGAGAAATGTCTCATCAAAACATGAGAGAAACTCCTATGCTTGACAGTGGCTATTTGTCATCATCCCCTCCAGCCAAGACAATTCAAGAGCATTCTGCCACAAAAAGCGTCCCAAAGGATGTTTTAGAGTCGGACAATCCAAGATTTGAACATAAATCAGCCGAAAAGAACACGAATCTCTTTGAAGCAAAGGATTTGAAAGAGAACTTCAACCCATCAGATGAAAACAGCCGCGATTTGGAAGTATATGTTAAATGGACCCCTTCAAAGGTATGCTTTCAAAATTGCAACTTTTACTCCTCTTTATAATAAacacttataataataatggtctGGAAATGTTGGTTCAGGATCCATTAGGCGCACCGGGGCCTAAAGAACAGGAAGCAAGAACATCGGCAAGCAAGCTTCCCACTTGCAACAACAATCAATTACACGGCGGCCACCTCAATCAGCTCCCTCTCGGCCAAGTACAGAATTTACTTCCTGTTGATGGCTTTTGAGTCAAAATAGCGGTTGTGAATGCGCTGTTGGTGCATTTTGGGTTCATTTTCTTGTGTATCTTGTACTAGTTATCAGTCAGTTGATgtgtattttttgagttttttttttcactgttCATATGGGAATTCAGTATCAGTCTGACCATGTTCTAATGAAGTAAAAACTTCTGTGCTTGATAAGTTAATCCTATTACTTGCATGATTTTGATTTCTTCCAtttgtaaaatttgtatttgTCCAGTATTCATGATTTGTTTCAGTAATTGTTTATAAAAACTTTGATGAGAACTCTATCCTTTTGTGTACCTAAATGttgattgaaaatttgaaattccTAGGAGAAACTATTTCactttacattttaattttcggtggattataatttcatattttcaatcttttatatataaaaattagaaataaaaggtTAAATTGGCGGTGAacttatatcatggaccagggtcaTTATGGACTCGTAAGGtgtacataaaacataatcgtaaggtacataaaatttaataacgcaagacacaaaaaatcataacacaagacacatgcACATGTTAGGGAAAATggtaggctctcaaactttatccaaaagtgcaattaagccctcgaAACATTCCGTTGGAGAAGGCGGCTGGAATGTTCATCCCCAACCAAAGTCGTCTCCGTCTGGTTCGTCTTCTCCATCCACTGGAGAAGGCGAAGTGTTCATCTTCTCCATTGTCTGTTCGTCTTCTCCATCGGAGAAGACAAACCACACTGTTTCAGAAGACGAACCAGTGTGGTTCCTGGAGAAGACGACCTTGGTTGGGGATGAACATTCCGGCCCCCAGAATGTTCGTCGGAAAAATGATGACCGGTTGTTCACCTAGAACAAATGGTCATATGGGTTTAAATGCATTAAAATGACATGTTCGTGTGCGAAATTGAACTCTTTGAATGTCCGaaggcttaattgcacttttggataaagtttgaGGGACTATTCGACCATTTTCCCCACATGTTATATacttacttatttttcaaatctgatttaggtacatgCTTTCATAGGtataaaatttcacaacacaagatacaAGGCACATACACATTTATATAcgtatttttcaaatctgatttaggtataTAATTTACGTTTATAATCACAAAgatacaaaaattcataacataaaacacaattactaatttgtttcatgtacaaaatttcataacgcaATACACAAAAAGGTTtaacataaaacacatacaTATAAACCAGGATCCATAGTGCAGTGTGAACCTGGTCCATGGTAAATTGTAAATTGGCCACCAAAGAAGTACCAAATTGGACTCTAAAATACAATATACCCAATTTACAACTATATAAAATCATCTAAACAAGTGCATAATATTTTTGAGTATCGAGAATTGAGTAACAAGTGTTGTATAACACAAATGTTAAAAGTAAAGAGTTTTAAGTAACAAGTATCATTTTTGACAATCTCATTTTAGATAGACATATAAGATTAATCTACACTCTTTATATGAAGTTGTTCTCACTTAAACGTCTATAtatgtgataatattattacaCCTATGTCTTCCCCTCTTGCATCCAAATCTAttactttaaataaaaattgcaatCAGAACTTAAAACTGTAcatattctccaattttttctttttaaatttaaaaatgaaattgcaattagaaCTTAGAAGTGGAAAACAAATGTGGCATATCcttcactttaaaaaaaaaaattaaaataacaacaGTTAGAACTTAAGTGGAACATAACCAAATGtgaaccccaaaaaaaaaattacagttaAAATTTAGGAGTGGAACGTAACCAAatgtggaatttttttttcctttgtaaaatataaatttaaatgcaGTTAGAATTTAGAAGTGAAACCAAATGCGgcatatctttcattttttaattacaaaaataattgcAGTTAGAACTTGAAACACAATCAAATGTGGAATAtcctatacatacatatataatcctTGTGTAAATTCTGATTTTGAACTTGCTTCCAGACCTTCATTGTCTTTGTAAGGGGAAAAAATTCATTCATGAATTCTCTATGTAGTAGTTGGGCCATGAGCGAAAATGTTCATTGTCTTGAGAATCGACATTTGAATTCCTCACTCACACAACTACACAAAGACTACATACCTATACCATTCCCTGGCAAAGATGTCATTTTGAAAAGGTGGTTTTTCGCGTGTGTAAAGTTTGGTGAAATGATAAAACAGGAGTTaaatccccgagtgtcgtatttaatgataaatttgaaagcttcaaagaaaaaaaaacaaatgaattcttaattaataaatttgaaataaaaaatattaaaattaaatggcTATATATATTAATGGAAGGCTCAATCCCATCACGAAGATTTCATATTGTCCAAGCCGCAACTAGCCTGCATGTCAAACATCTTTaatcaatatgtatatatttttagctATGTAGGATTAATATTAGTTGAAATTTTAAAGAAGAATTAATCACatctttgaatatatatttcagttttagttttttattttttaaaattgtccagtccaaaaaaaaaaaataaaaaaaatagagagattGAAGAAGCAACTTACCAAGAATTTGTGGATGTCTTTAAGTATTGGTGTAAAGGCTGTGCAGAAGTTTTCCATGTCGCCATAGCTGTCCTCTCCACCTAGGACCTCCATGAACTTTTTCCTATCCGGAACAAGCTTCACGGCCACCTTTTCCATCCCACGTAGTAATTAgaagaccaaaaatagaataaagCTAAATGCGTAGGTAtgtgtatcaaagtgattgttattgtttggttgataggtttttagaatactattatGTATTTGGAATActccattaattgaaaaaccatacctttattaaataaggtttcatttcccttcattctttcttccccaactattaataatcattcttattccaccctactaccaaacatgcaaaatactttcaccaaaaaaccctttacccttaccaagtatttgatacccataccaatTCCGATTATCATGTgagaaccaaacacaccctaaatttacATCATGATCACAACTAAAGTAGTAAAAGTAGTATTATTTTACCAACTAgtattgaaataatatattacttGTTAGCTAGGTCAAAGATGCAAGATGGATTAATTGAAAGATATGCTTGGCTAAACTGATAGTTAGACTACTGCATACGTTTATGCTTTATACTAcgtatattatatgtttaacaCGCTTTAGCTTACCCTTTATGTGTATGGGTCAATTTTTCTTTAATGAATTCTAAATAACATATGAACATAATCCCTTTTCATACCAAATTATGATGTGATTTCTCTTAATTTATAGTCTAAGATGATAATGAGActatatatttgtataataGGGAAGTACATACCATAAAACTGGAGCTAGCAAGCCAGCCATGCCATTTCTTCAAGGTCTTTGAATAGGAATCAGAACAAGCTTGGGACATTGACCAATCCCGATGCTCACCCAAGTTACGGAATAGTTCTACAATGAAATCCATTGCCCTGAACCATGCATGAACCTTAATTAGTTTGAGCAATTGCATGCATATCAGCACGATGTGTTTTGAGTAGGTCCTAACTATAAAAAAACACTTTTAGACTCGTATCATACTCAAACTAATCATCGTTTGCACTGGGCTGGTCCAATTAAGGAGTACAGCGCGTGtcatattgttttttatttttttttatttttatataagatGGGGTTTTGGACTTCCAGACCTCTCTTAAGGAATGAGAATAATGCACggtcactcacgccaaccaaactGATTAATTATTGCATGTATGCGATTACTATAAGATGATTAATagtgttacatatatatatatatatacacacacacatacatatacctTGTCAACCAAAGAAGGCCATTGGTGCAGCTGGATGAGGATTTAGCAGTGCCGGTTTCAACTTCTGCCTGTACAAAACTGTACAAGTAGTTGAATCTTGGTGTGTTGGAATTGTATCTAGAATCCAACCTCTGCAACACAATAAGTCTTAGAAAATTGTCAAAATTAGtcataaattaaacaaatactccgtaattaaacATAtgtatagtgtgtgtgtgtgtatatatatatatatatatatatatacacacaaagtGTTTCAGTTATTTATAACAGATGTCTAAAGTCTGTGTACTCAAATAATTACTAATATGTCACTTTATAACTTTAGGCATCTGTTGTAAATTATAAATAGATCTCCATAGCCAATTTTTTTGGTCTGTATTAGTGGAACCTTATAATCATTGATGAATTGTAAACCTGAAATATTCAAACTTGTTTTTAACCTCAAAGCCTActtcatatatatgtgtatgtatgattgtatgtatgtttaaaggaaagaaaaaatggaaaagaaatttTCTTACTGATATGTTTCCACTGATGTCAGCTTTCACTACAGTCATGGAAGCTCCAAATTTATCTGCCATCAGAAACTAACCTTATTAGTCAATTCAGATTGGAAATACTTACTCAAAAGGTTTAATttacatcaaaaaaaaaaaaaaattcattcttcATGATTTGTAATAAGCTTCATaactttttatattcattaacaaTTCATAAACCCAATCTCACTCCACATCAATAAGATTTGGAGCAAGTAGCATTATTGCTCACATCTTTTCCACAGATCTttaaacatatacatacaagACTATAGGAAGAATGAAAACAAATAATGCCTTTCAtgtcaactaaaaatctaaactgATAGTTAAGTTGCACATGTGTTCAACACGCACCATCATGTGCGTGCCGACGGattagtttttaaaagtctaaactgattaGTTAGGTTGAACATATGTTCAACACACACCATCAGGTGTGTATGTGGGcagattattttttaatgagcTCTAAGCAACAAGTGgatcattttctctttctattGGGTGGCATAGAGATTTAAACTTGTTATGTGTTGGcttgatatcaaattgaagcatgcattttatctcaactaaaaaattGCGCCCATAGTTGacgtttatgtttatatattaaatatgctGAAGGAGAAGAACAAAACAACAGCAGATACGGAAGAAAGACGAAAACCTAGGATAGGCAAGACGAATTTGCAGACATCTAAGAAAGGTTTGGTCTGGATGTCCCCTCGTTCACACTTAAGAAGCTTTAGGCCTTCCAAAGCTGGAGAAAACAGAGTTCCCTCCATCTTTGCTATAATTCCCCTGTACGTACAATGCATACACAATCaacattttcaataataataaagatggaAATCATGGGGAGATCGAATGGAAGATCGACAATCTATCCTACCTGGATGGAACAAAAATCTTCTCTTCTTGCTTGAATATTTGCAGTTAGATATATTTTCTGTGTTTGATTCttagtttatttttcatttgtttgatCTAATTCTCTATTGAATTCAGGCTTGGAGCTGACGCAAGATTAGGCTAAGCAGTCGTTTTCACAATAACGGTCTTGACCTACTACTTCTATTATCATGGCAAATAGAGTACAGTTGTATCTATTGTATTTATAATAACTACTAAATTACCCGTGCCATGCACggattaaatttttatattatataattaaataataaaattaaaggtgaagttataaataattataatatttgagagtgcatatttatttgattataagatcaaagcaaaagtatcaataatatatggctcattttaaaaaatttactatgtaatatgatttatgtaacttGTGATGATCATTTTATGGGTTAACAAGTTGTTTTTCAATAAATTGTGATGACCATTTTGTGGCTCCTGTTTTATTATTTacccatatatatacaatatccaccttattagcaaacatacaggatttgtttaatacaatataaaagatttgactttgtaaaatatttaatagtatctTTATCTAAACTTTAATAAAGAGATAATATAAgataaataatcaataattaaatttagtgttaattccatttttggtcctagatttatatgtggcagtccacttttagtcctttttttattaaaacatcctcatttagtcataatattattgtggcatgaccatttttggtcttccgtcaacaaaatcattgaaatgttgttaaatacgaTGCCATTttgatctcttttttttttatttataaaaagtaAGTTGactcgctatattttttatgtttattttttttgaaaaaaatcataattgaagactaaaatgcccttgtatttaacgatatttagattgttttgttgatagaggaccaaaaatggtcacgccacaataatactaggactaaaagtagatGTTCTagaaaaaaggactaaaagtggactgccacctataaatctaggaccaaaaatggaaataactCTTAAATTTATCTAAAGCTTTAAAGCAAGGGTTAAATTGACATCGTCATTCTCTTGGCAGCAACAAAACTTGGTTGCGTCTTCCAAAGGCTATTCTAATTGATTCAACAAAAGCAGAGTGACATCGATAGAATTTAATTCCATTGATGATCTAATGTTGTTCCTTTCTAACCTTAAGCCATGTCTCCCAACAAAATTTGATGGCACTCCCTGTTGAGAATGATTAGTAACAGTACCAATGAGAAGTTCCTTAGAAAAAGGTGCAGCAATTGCATTTCGTTAAAAGTGTATTGATGTGAGCGAATTTCAGCGGTCTATGATTCAAAATACATTGGTGTACGTGCACCATTGACTACCGGTGAGAGGACCGCACCTTGTCTGATATGGTGTTCAAAATGGTAAAGAAGTTGTTCGATGTTTGGAAAAATGATATCACAAACTCGACAAATTAT includes:
- the LOC116001584 gene encoding kinesin-like protein KIN-10A — its product is MAPTPSAKSNQTHFGNPKTPQSKHRLNFNLARPSPNPAAKEAPPAEHPVEVVGRIRDYPDRKEKPPAALKLNADRQSLRVKTDIGYRDFHLDGVSFSEEEDLDLFYKKFVGARINGVKLGDKCTIMMYGPTGAGKSHTMFGSSKQPGIVYRSLKEILGEGDEVSENCGVGTFVQVTVLEIYNEEIYDLLSTNTGGGFGFGWSKGNASKVRLEIMGKRAKNATFISGNDAGSLSKEIQKVEKRRIVKSTLSNDRSSRSHCMIILDVPTVGGRLMLVDMAGSENIEQAGQSGFEAKMQTAKINQGNIALKRVVESIANGDSHVPFRDSKLTMLLQDSFEDDKSKILMILCASPDPKELYKTISTLEYGAKAKCIVRGPSTPIKDKGGDDSSSADVLGSRIAAMDQFIYKLQVENKLREKEKNEAQKELRRKEEEISALRAKLSAAEGKGLKSNEEEVKIKVKEQTLAMKSELEKKIQECQQMANKFVEMERRKMEERMLQQQQEVDLLRRRLEEIELDLQRSKGSADLGGETSFAERILEIYSDDSDMVKSMDLSKSYDMETIKRDAAAGAYRTENSSSIDTIFGYNSITNPSGGEEDVVTDVPTFTTNKVSLSTVFEEEEEEEDGEDNNKCSIDEEVQKEVVEEKTVCSSAVVGMPDMLSQIGNLLVENSSATASRFSHEDENGEDAAAASYRERRIQNIFTLCGNYREMSHQNMRETPMLDSGYLSSSPPAKTIQEHSATKSVPKDVLESDNPRFEHKSAEKNTNLFEAKDLKENFNPSDENSRDLEVYVKWTPSKDPLGAPGPKEQEARTSASKLPTCNNNQLHGGHLNQLPLGQVQNLLPVDGF
- the LOC116000806 gene encoding glycolipid transfer protein 1-like, with product MEGTLFSPALEGLKLLKCERGDIQTKPFLDVCKFVLPILDKFGASMTVVKADISGNISRLDSRYNSNTPRFNYLYSFVQAEVETGTAKSSSSCTNGLLWLTRAMDFIVELFRNLGEHRDWSMSQACSDSYSKTLKKWHGWLASSSFMVAVKLVPDRKKFMEVLGGEDSYGDMENFCTAFTPILKDIHKFLASCGLDNMKSS